A window of the Gossypium hirsutum isolate 1008001.06 chromosome A03, Gossypium_hirsutum_v2.1, whole genome shotgun sequence genome harbors these coding sequences:
- the LOC107888036 gene encoding protein JINGUBANG has protein sequence MRDGRAGSNTVFEEADSLRRSQYGDMKYPDPSMPVNAPMTAADDLCLVYSNTAANCPAFCEGNRLSCEVSPLTMSPWNQTNTMEKSSWVPFDDDNTVPVNSLIGSLTREEGHIYSLAATKDLLYTGSDSKNIRVWKNLKEFTGFKSNSGLVKAIVISGEKIFTGHQDGKIRVWKSSLKNPTLHKRAGTLPTLKDILKSSIKPSNYVEVRRKRALWIKHSDAVSCLSMNEEQGLLYSASWDRSFKVWRISDSKCLESVQAHDDAVNSVVSSFGELIFTGSADGTVKVWKRELLRKGTKHTLDQTLIKQECAVTALAIITSSGPALYCGSSDGLITYRELAKDFSQGGALKGHKMAVLCLEAAGNFLFSGSADKTICIWRRDGSVHTNISVLTGHTGPVKCLAVEKDLESKKEQRWIVYSGSLDKSVKVWSVSEFPQVGAMQSKHQHRVSYDTESFPCDGSSTSITSPHGTY, from the coding sequence ATGAGAGACGGAAGAGCGGGCTCAAACACGGTGTTCGAAGAGGCTGATAGCCTTAGAAGATCCCAGTATGGAGACATGAAGTATCCGGATCCTAGCATGCCTGTGAATGCTCCTATGACTGCAGCAGATGATTTATGCCTTGTTTACAGCAATACGGCAGCTAATTGCCCTGCCTTCTGTGAAGGCAACAGGTTGAGTTGTGAAGTTTCACCCCTAACCATGTCACCATGGAACCAAACCAATACTATGGAAAAATCTTCATGGGTCCCTTTCGACGATGATAACACGGTTCCGGTGAATAGCCTCATCGGGTCTCTCACACGTGAAGAGGGACATATTTATTCCTTAGCAGCCACAAAGGATCTCCTTTACACTGGCTCCGATAGCAAGAACATTCGTGTGTGGAAGAATCTTAAAGAATTTACAGGCTTTAAATCAAATAGTGGTTTGGTTAAGGCCATTGTGATATCAGGTGAAAAGATTTTCACTGGCCATCAAGATGGGAAGATTCGTGTTTGGAAAAGCTCCCTTAAGAACCCTACCCTTCATAAAAGAGCCGGTACTTTGCCAACCCTAAAAGATATCCTTAAAAGTTCTATTAAACCAAGCAATTACGTGGAAGTGAGACGTAAACGTGCTTTATGGATCAAACATTCGGATGCCGTATCGTGTTTGAGCATGAACGAGGAACAAGGTCTTCTTTATTCAGCTTCTTGGGACCGGAGCTTTAAAGTTTGGAGAATTTCAGATTCTAAATGTCTTGAATCAGTTCAGGCGCACGACGATGCCGTTAACTCCGTGGTTTCAAGCTTCGGTGAACTGATTTTCACAGGTTCAGCAGATGGAACAGTTAAAGTGTGGAAAAGAGAACTGCTTCGGAAAGGAACAAAGCATACGTTGGATCAAACGCTTATAAAACAAGAATGTGCAGTAACAGCGTTAGCAATCATCACCTCTTCAGGTCCAGCATTGTACTGTGGCTCCAGTGACGGGTTGATCACATACCGAGAACTCGCAAAGGACTTCTCCCAGGGTGGTGCTCTTAAAGGCCACAAGATGGCGGTTCTTTGCCTCGAGGCAGCTGGGAACTTTTTGTTTAGTGGTTCAGCTGATAAGACTATATGTATTTGGCGTAGGGACGGCAGCGTCCACACGAACATTTCAGTGCTTACGGGGCATACGGGGCCTGTGAAGTGCTTGGCAGTGGAAAAGGATCTGGAATCAAAGAAAGAGCAGCGGTGGATTGTCTACAGTGGGAGCCTCGATAAGTCGGTGAAGGTATGGAGCGTGTCGGAGTTTCCTCAGGTGGGGGCGATGCAGTCGAAACATCAGCACCGGGTGAGTTATGATACGGAATCTTTCCCATGTGACGGGAGCTCCACCAGCATAACCAGCCCGCACGGGACATACTGA